In Halobacterium sp. R2-5, the following are encoded in one genomic region:
- a CDS encoding gamma carbonic anhydrase family protein has product MLRAYDGVTPDVAESAYVDERATVIGDVEIGPEASVWPGAVLRGDHGRIVLGERANVQDNATLHEHAVLEDGATVGHNAVVHDATVGERSVVGIGAVVLDDAEVGPGSVVAANGTVTEESEIPGGVLAVGTPAEVHQELAGDFWEGTGDRYAELAKEYAGTTRVVEDGPVLPE; this is encoded by the coding sequence ATGCTTCGAGCGTACGACGGTGTGACTCCCGACGTCGCCGAGTCGGCGTACGTCGACGAGCGGGCGACGGTCATCGGGGACGTCGAAATCGGGCCGGAGGCGAGCGTGTGGCCGGGCGCGGTGCTGCGCGGCGACCACGGGCGAATCGTGCTCGGCGAGCGCGCGAACGTCCAGGACAACGCGACCCTCCACGAGCACGCGGTCCTCGAAGACGGCGCGACCGTCGGCCACAACGCGGTCGTCCACGACGCGACGGTCGGCGAGCGCAGCGTGGTCGGCATCGGCGCGGTCGTCCTCGACGACGCGGAAGTCGGGCCTGGGAGCGTCGTCGCCGCGAACGGCACGGTCACCGAGGAGTCCGAGATTCCCGGCGGCGTGCTCGCGGTCGGGACGCCCGCCGAAGTCCACCAGGAACTGGCGGGGGACTTCTGGGAAGGCACGGGCGACCGGTACGCCGAACTCGCGAAGGAGTACGCCGGCACCACGCGCGTCGTCGAGGACGGCCCCGTGCTCCCGGAGTGA